A window of the Salvelinus alpinus chromosome 25, SLU_Salpinus.1, whole genome shotgun sequence genome harbors these coding sequences:
- the LOC139553102 gene encoding interphotoreceptor matrix proteoglycan 1-like, with amino-acid sequence MHLRTGLFITLFLFTLAAPRIKDLQVQDLFGIRDVKYKHFLESLRPVKHTTNVKMIKDLDRHRTKRSTFFTTGVKICPQEKMKEVISNHRAYYKLRVCQEAIWEAFRIFMDRVPNSEEYKHWTYACQHGSLCLDEVARNFSSTQEHIDMVARRVAEQEKIQKESPNNLAVKYQQLEELRSRNITEIPNIVPDEEVIEEQIVEFSVTIADPGYSELLLRDPAAPQYHDITRNLHDTMVHVFDKLPGYKDLRVLGFRSDDVSVRYAVVFETNGEDHDTESRPTLEPGTGTVVYTNGHRLKDLVSKALSEETSLPVDIQTLSFEPDPTVSLRDELEATTLETLLEEVAGHTEGFLPTVAVGEEFLKAFTDTPEELTVVPLGDSVTVLLTEATTASPAIEVTPNSPPEELSESSPSEEVELPPVAATDEMLEVEATEEMLEIEAPAVDVTEETTEVEEPAVDVTEETTEVEAPAVDVTEETVAVKEPPVDVTEETTAVEEPAVDVTEETTAVEEPAVDVTEETVAVKEPPVDVTEETTAVEEPAVDVTEETIEVEATEGTLDVEETTVDVTEETFKVEEPPVDVTEETIEVEEPAVDVTEEMTAVEEPVDITEETIEVEATEGTLDVEETTVDVTEETFKVEEPPVDVTEETIEVEEPVDITEETIEVEATEGTLDVEEPPVDVTEETIEVEEPVDITEETIEVEATEGTLDVEEPAVDSTEKTIEVEQPLVDATEQTIDIEETVDATEDYLWVKPPFTTLAAIMEQPVTKEILGLEETVDATEDYLWVWPPVTRTVVTEQPTTEMITLFPPEEDAEETLPTVEPKEDEGPTTTEAALEEQPDGDNQMITTTASLHVEPASIETFTTATQSPNMPLSEDDVIQAEPEEVPSANIPPGPSEGWDTLQKEEPLETDVDISNDSDMQKDVEKVEDGTEAANTLDEFGSGLEGPFESTAPPALTHMNTPLMASTGKAKEMVVFFSLRVTNMMFSEDLFNKSSPEYRSLENTFLQLNQFSEPRDSPNPGASKSGTGRQRTLASIPLLPYLQSNLTGFKQLEILNFRNGSVVVNSKMKVEKDVPHNLTQAVHCVLEDFCNAASKRLDIEIDSRYLDIEPADQADPCKFLACNEFSQCVVNSWTQEAECLCDPGYSTTDGLPCQSICNLEEEYCFNGGLCDIIQGHGATCRCPVGKYWHYHGERCNELVSLPVDPAIFIACLVGSLTLVCAIIGILVFINKKCFGNRKTVTLVHTIAPYAFENTLRVNPVFENDDGILTQVSSISTPAPSSSGAGSSQTSEQEGFRAIENIHLSIEIPRQLYTTGPDKLVSEMVDFHHCIPHNEVGEKILILGSV; translated from the exons ATGCATTTGAGAACGGGACTGTTCATCACCCTATTTCTCTTTACCCTTGCAGCCCCTCGAATCAAAG ACCTACAGGTCCAAGACTTGTTTGGAATCCGAGATGTCAAATACAAACACTTCCTAGAGAGTCTAAGACCAGTCAAACACACCACCAATGTCAAAATGATAAAGGACCTGGACAGGCACCGGACGAAGAGGTCGACGTTCTTCACCACGGGGGTGAAAATATGTCCTCAAGAGAAGATGAAGGAGGTAATCTCCAACCATCGGGCCTACTACAAACTTAGAG TTTGTCAGGAAGCGATATGGGAGGCCTTCCGTATCTTCATGGACAGGGTTCCTAACTCCGAGGAGTACAAACACTGGACCTACGCCTGCCAGCATGGCTCTCTCTGTCTGGATGAGGTGGCCAGGAACTTCAGTAGTACCCAGGAACACATTGACATGGTGGCCAGA AGAGTTGCTGAACAGGAGAAAATCCAGAAAGaaag CCCAAACAACTTGG CGGTGAAGTACCAACAGCTGGAGGAACTGAGATCGAGAAAT ATAACAGAGATTCCAAACATTGTACCAGATGAGGAGGTTATTGAGGAGCAGATAGTGGAGTTCAGTGTCACCATAGCTGACCCTGGCTACAGTGAACTTCTTCTGAGAGACCCTGCAGCTCCCCAGTACCATGACATCACACGCAATCTCCACGATACG ATGGTTCACGTTTTTGACAAACTTCCTGGGTATAAAGATCTTCGTGTTTTGGGATTTCG ATCTGATGATGTGTCAGTCCGCTATGCTGTGGTGTTTGAGACGAATGGAGAAGACCATGACACAGAATCTAGACCCACTCTAGAACCAGGCACAGGGACAGTTGTTTACACAAACGGGCACAGACTGAAGGATCTGGTTTCCAAGGCCTTGAGCGAAGAGACATCCCTGCCTGTGGACATACAAACACTCAGTTTTGAACCTG ATCCCACTGTTTCTCTACGCGATGAGTTGGAAGCGACTACCTTGGAGACCTTGCTAGAGGAGGTTGCTGGGCACACTGAAGGTTTCTTACCAACTGTTGCTGTCGGAGAGGAATTTCTTAAAGCTTTTACAGACACACCTGAGGAACTCACTGTTGTGCCTTTAGGTGACTCAGTTACTGTTCTTCTCACTGAGGCTACCACTGCCTCCCCTGCCATTGAAGTAACCCCCAATTCTCCCCCAGAGGAACTTAGTGAGAGTTCTCCCTCAGAAGAAGTAGAGTTGCCTCCAGTGGCGGCTACAGATGAGATGCTTGAGGTAGAGGCTACAGAGGAGATGCTTGAGATAGAGGCGCCTGCAGTGGATGTTACAGAGGAGACGACTGAGGTAGAGGAGCCTGCAGTGGATGTTACAGAGGAGACGACTGAGGTAGAGGCGCCTGCAGTGGATGTTACAGAGGAGACGGTTGCGGTCAAGGAGCCTCCAGTGGATGTTACAGAGGAGACGACTGCAGTAGAGGAGCCTGCTGTGGATGTTACAGAGGAGACGACTGCAGTAGAGGAGCCTGCTGTGGATGTTACAGAGGAGACGGTTGCGGTCAAGGAGCCTCCAGTGGATGTTACAGAGGAGACGACTGCAGTAGAGGAGCCTGCTGTGGATGTTACAGAGGAGACGATTGAGGTAGAGGCTACAGAGGGGACGCTTGATGTAGAGGAGACCACAGTGGATGTTACAGAGGAGACCTTTAAAGTAGAGGAGCCTCCAGTGgatgttacagaggagacaatTGAGGTAGAGGAGCCTGCTGTGGATGTTACAGAGGAGATGACTGCAGTAGAGGAGCCGGTGGATATTACAGAGGAGACGATTGAGGTAGAGGCTACAGAGGGGACGCTTGATGTAGAGGAGACCACAGTGGATGTTACAGAGGAGACCTTTAAAGTAGAGGAGCCTCCAGTGgatgttacagaggagacaatTGAGGTAGAGGAGCCGGTGGATATTACAGAGGAGACGATTGAGGTAGAGGCTACAGAGGGGACGCTTGATGTAGAGGAGCCTCCAGTGGATGTTACAGAGGAGACGATTGAGGTAGAGGAGCCGGTGGATATTACAGAGGAGACGATTGAGGTAGAGGCTACAGAGGGGACGCTTGATGTAGAGGAGCCTGCAGTGGATTCTACAGAGAAGACGATTGAGGTAGAGCAGCCTCTAGTGGATGCTACAGAGCAGACAATTGATATAGAGGAGACTGTGGATGCGACAGAGGACTACCTTTGGGTTAAGCCACCATTTACAACTCTGGCGGCCATTATGGAACAGCCTGTCACTAAGGAGATACTTGGTCTAGAGGAGACTGTGGATGCGACAGAGGACTACCTTTGGGTTTGGCCACCAGTTACAAGAACGGTGGTTACAGAACAGCCTACCACCGAAATGATTACTCTCTTCCCCCCTGAGGAAGATGCTGAGGAGACCCTCCCAACTGTTGAACCTAAGGAAGATGAAG gaCCCACAACTACTGAGGCGGCTTTAGAGGAGCAACCAGACGGAGACAATCAAATGATCACCACTACAGCATCTCTACACGTAGAACCTGCATCCATCGAAACATTCACCACTGCTACACAATCACCAAACATGCCTTTATCTGAGGATGATGTCATCCAAGCAGAGCCTGAGGAAGTCCCCTCAGCAAATATTCCCCCTGGACCTTCAGAAGGATGGGACACTCTCCAAAAAGAGGAACCACTTGAGACGGACGTGGATATCTCTAATGACTCGGACATGCAGAAGGATGTAGAAAAGGTAGAGGACGGTACAGAAGCCGCCAATACGCTGGACGAGTTTGGCAGTGGATTAGAAGGCCCATTTGAGTCCACCGCACCCCCAGCACTCACACACATGAACACTCCTTTAATGGCCAGTACTGGAAAAGCCAAAGAAATGGTGGTGTTCTTTAGTTTGCGAGTCACTAACATGATGTTTTCAGAGGACCTGTTCAACAAAAGCTCTCCTGAGTACAGGTCATTGGAGAATACCTTTCTTCAGCTG AACCAGTTCTCTGAGCCCAGAGACTCGCCAAATCCTGGAGCCAGTAAATCTGGGACTGGGAGACAGAGGACGTTAGCTTCAATACCG CTTCTCCCATATCTGCAATCTAATTTGACAGGATTTAAGCAATTGGAAATCCTCAACTTCAGGAATGGTAGTGTTGTGGTGAACAGCAAGATGAAAGTAGAAAAAGATGTGCCACATAACCTGACACAGGCCGTTCACTGTGTGCTAGAAGACTTCTGCAACGCTGCATCCAAACGACTAGACATTGAGATTGACAGTCGCTACCTGGACATAGAACCTG CTGACCAAGCAGATCCCTGCAAGTTCTTGGCCTGCAATGAGTTCTCCCAATGTGTGGTAAACAGTTGGACCCAGGAGGCTGAGTGTTTGTGTGACCCTGGCTACAGCACTACGGACGGTCTGCCCTGCCAGAGCATTTGTAACTTGGAGGAAGAATACTGCTTCAACGGGGGCCTTTGTGACATCATCCAGGGTCATGGAGCCACCTGCAG ATGTCCTGTAGGGAAATACTGGCACTATCACGGAGAGCGCTGCAATGAGCTGGTGTCGCTGCCTGTAGATCCAGCCATTTTCATAGCCTGCCTGGTGGGAAGCCTCACCTTGGTTTGTGCCATCATAGGCATCTTGGTATTCATAAACAAGAAATGTTTCGGGAACCGAAAGACTGTGACTTTGGT GCATACAATTGCTCCCTATGCCTTTGAGAACACATTGAGAGTGAACCCTGTTTTTGAAAATGACGATGGCATCTTAACTCAAGTATCCAGCATAAGTACACCAGCACCCTCGAGTAGCGGTGCTGGTTCTTCCCAAACATCCGAGCAAGAAGGTTTTCGCGCTATTGAAAATATACATCTAAGTATTGAG ATCCCCAGACAGCTCTACACAACCGGACCCGACAAGCTAGTCTCTGAAATGGTAGATTTCCATCACTGTATACCACACAACGAGGTAGGGGAGAAAATTCTGATCTTGGGCTCAGTTTGA